In Helianthus annuus cultivar XRQ/B chromosome 9, HanXRQr2.0-SUNRISE, whole genome shotgun sequence, the following are encoded in one genomic region:
- the LOC110880208 gene encoding inorganic pyrophosphatase 2-like: MSGIVVVFDFDKTIIDIDSDNWVVDELGATDLFNQLLPTMPWNSMMDKLMEELHLQGKTIEDIKQVLNRVPIHPRIVPAIKAAHALGCDLRIVSDANTFYIETVLSHLGIRECFSEINTNPGFVDDEGKLRILPYHDFLRSPHGCSLCPPNMCKGKVIERIQSTFKNEKDKRIIYLGDGAGDFCPSLKLGKGDYMMPRKDFPVWDLICKNRELVKSEIHEWTNGEDLERILLHLITSLISTEDMKSNIDNTSQLFDCKFETIALGALPKPLYVPQ, encoded by the exons ATGTCTGGCATTGTGGTAGTTTTCGACTTTGACAAGACGATAATCGACATCGATAGCGATAATTGGGTTGTGGATGAATTAGGTGCTACTGATCTCTTCAATCAACTCCTCCCCACCATGCCTTGGAACTCCATGATG gaCAAGTTGATGGAGGAACTGCATTTACAAGGTAAAACAATTGAGGACATCAAACAAGTACTAAACCGTGTCCCAATACATCCTAGGATTGTTCCTGCTATAAAAGCTGCGCACGCTTTGGG ATGCGATCTGAGGATTGTTAGTGATGCGAATACGTTCTACATAGAAACGGTGTTAAGTCATCTTGGAATACGAGAATGTTTCTCGGAGATCAACACGAATCCCGGATTTGTGGACGATGAAGGAAAGTTAAGGATTTTGCCTTACCATGATTTTCTTAGATCTCCGCACGGTTGTAGTCTCTGTCCTCCTAACATGTGCAAG GGTAAAGTCATAGAAAGAATTCAATCCACTTTCAAGAACGAAAAAGATAAAAGAATTATATATTTGGGCGATGGAGCGGGTGACTTTTGCCCGAGTTTGAAGCTTGGGAAAGGGGATTACATGATGCCGAGGAAAGATTTTCCCGTTTGGGACTTGATATGCAAAAACCGAGAGCTTGTTAAGAGTGAAATTCATGAATGGACCAATGGAGAGGATCTTGAGCGAATTCTTTTACATCTTATAACTTCGCTAATCTCAACGGAAGATATGAAGAGCAACATTGACAACACAAGTCAATTGTTTGATTGCAAGTTTGAGACTATTGCTCTCGGAGCTTTGCCTAAACCTCTATATGTTCCTCAGTAA
- the LOC110880210 gene encoding inorganic pyrophosphatase 2-like, whose product MSGIVVIFDFDKTIIDIDSDNWVVDELGATDMFNQLLTTMPWNTVMDKMMNELYLQGKSIGDIEDVLKRVPIHPRVVPAIKAAYALGCDLRVLSDANLFYIETILKHLGIRECFSEINTNPGFVDEEGKLRILPYHDFHTFSHGCNLCPPNMCKGKIIERIQTTLENKTIIYLGDGAGDFCPSLKLTKEDYMMPRKDFPVWELICKNGDLVQADVHEWADGEELERVLIQLITTIISMDENVVDNTNQLFDCKFETIGHKVLPKPLYVP is encoded by the exons ATGTCGGGAATCGTTGTGATTTTCGACTTCGACAAGACCATTATCGATATCGATAGTGACAATTGGGTCGTCGATGAGTTGGGTGCAACCGATATGTTCAACCAACTTCTGACCACCATGCCATGGAACACCGTCATG GACAAAATGATGAACGAGTTGTATTTGCAAGGTAAGAGCATTGGAGATATCGAGGATGTACTGAAACGAGTCCCAATACATCCTCGTGTTGTACCGGCTATTAAAGCCGCATACGCCTTAGG GTGCGATTTGAGGGTGTTGAGTGATGCCAATTTGTTCTATATCGAGACGATATTGAAGCATCTTGGGATACGAGAATGTTTCTCCGAGATTAACACGAACCCTGGATTCGTCGACGAAGAAGGAAAGTTAAGGATTTtgccataccatgatttccacacATTCTCTCATGGTTGCAACCTTTGCCCTCCCAACATGTGCAAG GGTAAAATAATAGAAAGAATTCAAACGACGTTAGAAAACAAAACGATCATATATTTGGGAGATGGTGCGGGTGACTTTTGCCCGAGCTTAAAgcttacaaaagaagattacatGATGCCGAGGAAAGATTTTCCCGTGTGGGAGTTGATATGCAAAAACGGTGACCTTGTTCAAGCTGATGTACACGAATGGGCGGACGGGGAAGAGCTCGAGAGAGTTCTCATTCAACTTATCACGACGATTATTTCGATGGATGAAAATGTTGTTGATAACACAAATCAATTGTTTGATTGCAAGTTTGAGACCATTGGGCATAAGGTTTTGCCTAAACCACTCTATGTTCCATGA
- the LOC110880212 gene encoding serine acetyltransferase 5 yields the protein MPVQDATRPTPQTTMSSSPSPPTTANGGITITGGENEDEWVWNQIKAEARRDAESEPALASYLYSTIISHSSLTRSLSFHLGNKLCSSTLLSTLLYDLFMNTFSSDKSLLSATVADLRAARARDPACISFAHCLLNYKGFLAIQAHRVAHKLWALNRKPIALALHSRVSDVFSVDIHPAARVGKGILLDHATGVVIGETAVVGNNVSILHHVTLGGTGKVGGDRHPKIGDGVLIGAGATVLGNVKIGEGAKIGAGSLVMIDVPPWTTAVGNPARLIGGKEKRKDEDVPGETMDHTSFIYVI from the coding sequence ATGCCGGTTCAAGACGCCACACGGCCCACACCACAAACCACAATGTCATCATCACCATCTCCACCAACCACCGCCAACGGCGGCATTACCATTACCGGCGGAGAAAACGAAGACGAATGGGTCTGGAACCAAATCAAAGCTGAAGCTCGGCGCGACGCCGAATCCGAGCCGGCTCTCGCTAGCTACCTCTACTCCACAATAATCTCTCACTCATCACTCACCCGTTCTCTCTCTTTCCACTTAGGAAACAAACTCTGTTCGTCGACTCTTTTGTCAACTCTCCTTTACGATCTGTTCATGAACACTTTTTCGTCAGATAAGTCTCTTTTATCGGCTACCGTAGCCGACCTGCGCGCTGCGCGTGCACGCGACCCTGCGTGCATCTCATTCGCGCACTGTTTACTAAACTACAAAGGCTTTTTAGCCATCCAGGCCCACCGTGTAGCGCATAAGCTTTGGGCTTTAAACCGGAAGCCCATAGCACTTGCGCTGCACTCGCGGGTATCGGATGTTTTCTCTGTGGATATCCATCCCGCGGCTAGGGTTGGTAAAGGGATATTGTTGGATCACGCGACGGGTGTGGTGATCGGGGAGACGGCGGTTGTTGGGAATAATGTGTCGATTTTGCATCACGTGACGTTGGGTGGGACCGGGAAGGTGGGGGGAGATAGGCATCCAAAGATTGGGGATGGGGTGTTGATCGGGGCGGGTGCCACGGTTTTGGGGAATGTGAAGATCGGAGAAGGGGCGAAGATTGGGGCGGGGAGTTTGGTGATGATTGATGTGCCGCCGTGGACGACGGCGGTGGGGAACCCGGCGAGGTTGATTGGTGGGAAAGAGAAGAGGAAGGATGAGGATGTGCCTGGGGAAACTATGGATCATACATCGTTTATTTATGTGATTTGA
- the LOC110880211 gene encoding ABC transporter C family member 8, whose amino-acid sequence MPIIVSISTTMASMWTSLGKCICEDSCDLISPHGQRIILDLLNLLFVVVFYSVLLVVYLNKYRVSENRFRRSDWISLSVAVCCFVTAGAYVGDCLWEVVGRSRNFSCFDWGRGVGRGVIWMTLTVSLVVERSKFVKVLVSVWWMLLFVSMSIIEIENLVEKHRIMLLEFVEWVVGFLLFVCALRNGKEFVTQRAREHLLDPLLENGTKEEDRKFRNEVDEPSFLSKLVFSWVNPLISLGYRKPLVLEDIPPLAPKDQALVAYEQFKTAWDSLQREKTSNHVNLVGRALKRVYYKEMVLIGIYALIRTIAVIFGPLLLYAFVNYSNREVENLRYGVLLVGCLIVVKVLESLSQRHFFFDAKRLGMRMRSALMVAVYDKQLKLSSFGRKRHSTGEVVNYIAVDAYRMGEFPLWVHVGWTSFVQLFLAIGVLFSVVGVGVLPGLVPLFLCGILNVPFAISLQKCQLQFMIAQDKRLRSTSEILNNMKIIKLQSWEERFKNLINSCRENEFKWLSESQYQKAYGSVLYWMSPTIVSSAVLFGCAYFNSDSLNAATIFTILATLRTMSEPVKYFPQALSMLIQTKVSFDRINSFLVENELETEGVIKDQEKRNSSVCVRIQHGNFSWDPESSCPTLRDINIEVARGQKVVICGPVGAGKSSLLYAILREITRNSGTVDVFGSIAYVSQASWIQSGTIRDNVLYGKSMDKIRYKNAIESCALDKDVNDFDHGDLTEIGQRGLNMSGGQKQRIQLARAVYDDADIYLLDDPFSAVDAHTAATLFNDCVMTCLREKTVILVTHQVEFLSAVDHILVMEDGRITQSGMYKDLIMAGTAFEQLVNAHKNVITELESSSHENKSGHIKDTNSLKHRNEINEEISKKSVQLTEQEEKPIGDVGWKPFLDYIVISEGRVFFLSSLLTQLGFSALQAAASYWLAFAVKVPKFTSVILIGVYALISVTSSFFVLLRSLSTTLLGLKASKAFFSNFTDSIFSAPMLFFDSTPIGRILTRASTDLNVLDFDIPFSFAFVVTSGIELLTIITVMASVTWQVLIVGIFALVATKYFQGLYQPSARELIRINGTTKAPVVNYASETSLGVATIRAFKKEDHFFENYLKLVDIDARAFIFTNATLEWLVLRAEALQSLTLFTAAIFLVLLPKAYIPPGLVGLSLSYALALTNAHVFLTRWYCSLSNYIISVERIKQYMHIPPEPAAVVEGNRPPSSWPLKGRIELHEVKIRYRPNAPLVLKGITCTFKEGTRIGIVGRTGSGKTTLITALFRLVEPDSGTIHIDGLDICSIGLKDLRMKLSIIPQEPTLFKGSIRTNLDPLELHSDDEIWKTLEKCQLRNTVSSLPNGLGSSVSDEGENWSMGQRQLFCLGRVLLRRNRILVLDEATASIDSDTDAIVQRIIRQEFSSCTVVTVAHRIPTVIDSDMVMVLSSGEMMEYDEPSKLMESDSYFSKLVNEYWSSCRSSSAPK is encoded by the exons ATGCCTATCATCGTTTCAATTTCAACAACAATGGCTTCTATGTGGACTTCACTCG GAAAATGCATTTGTGAGGATTCGTGTGATTTGATTTCGCCTCACGGTCAGAGAATTATCTTAGATTTGTTGAATTTACTGTTTGTGGTTGTGTTTTATTCAGTTTTGTTAGTAGTTTACCTAAATAAGTATAGAGTAAGTGAGAATCGGTTTAGGAGAAGCGACTGGATATCGTTATCGGTTGCGGTATGCTGTTTTGTAACCGCTGGTGCGTATGTTGGAGATTGTTTATGGGAGGTGGTAGGTAGAAGTAGGAACTTTAGTTGTTTCGATTGGGGGAGGGGCGTTGGGAGAGGAGTTATATGGATGACTTTGACTGTTTCGTTGGTCGTAGAAAGGTCAAAGTTTGTTAAAGTATTAGTTTCTGTTTGGTGGATGTTACTGTTTGTGAGTATGTCGATTATAGAAATCGAGAATTTAGTAGAGAAACATAGAATTATGCTCTTGGAGTTCGTCGAATGGGTTGTCGGTTTCTTACTTTTCGTTTGTGCTTTGAGAAATGGCAAAGAATTTGTCACTCAACGGGCACGGGAGCACTTATTAGATCCTCTATTGGAGAATGGAACTAAGGAAGAGGATAGAAAGTTTAGAAACGAAGTAGACGAGCCTTCTTTTCTCAGCAAATTGGTGTTTTCgtgggtaaacccgttaatttcgTTAGGTTATAGAAAGCCGCTAGTTCTTGAAGACATTCCGCCTTTAGCACCTAAAGACCAAGCTCTCGTTGCATATGAGCAATTTAAAACAGCGTGGGACTCACTTCAACGGGAGAAAACGTCAAACCATGTTAACCTAGTTGGCAGGGCGTTAAAAAGAGTTTATTACAAAGAAATGGTACTCATAGGAATTTACGCCTTGATCAGGACTATCGCAGTCATATTTGGTCCTTTGTTGCTCTACGCGTTTGTCAACTATTCGAATCGTGAGGTAGAAAATTTACGGTATGGAGTACTATTGGTGGGGTGTTTGATTGTAGTCAAGGTGCTTGAATCATTGTCTCAGAGACATTTTTTCTTTGATGCAAAAAGATTAGGCATGAGGATGCGATCGGCTTTAATGGTGGCGGTATATGATAAACAACTCAAACTTTCTAGTTTCGGGAGGAAACGGCATTCGACAGGAGAGGTTGTAAATTACATAGCGGTTGATGCATACAGAATGGGTGAATTCCCGTTGTGGGTTCATGTGGGTTGGACTTCTTTCGTTCAGTTATTTCTAGCCATTGGTGTTCTTTTCTCGGTTGTAGGAGTCGGTGTTCTCCCCGGGTTAGTCCCGCTTTTCTTGTGCGGGATTTTAAACGTACCGTTTGCAATTTCACTTCAGAAATGTCAGTTACAGTTTATGATCGCACAAGATAAGAGGCTTAGGTCCACGTCTGAGATCCTAAACAATATGAAGATCATCAAGTTACAATCATGGGAAGAGAGATTCAAGAATTTAATCAATTCTTGTAGAGAAAATGAATTCAAATGGTTAAGTGAGTCTCAGTATCAAAAGGCTTACGGGTCGGTTTTGTATTGGATGTCACCAACCATCGTTTCTTCAGCTGTACTCTTTGGGTGTGCGTATTTCAATAGCGATTCTTTAAATGCCGCCACAATTTTCACGATTTTGGCTACTTTAAGAACGATGTCTGAGCCGGTCAAATACTTTCCTCAGGCTCTCTCAATGTTGATCCAAACTAAAGTGTCGTTTGATAGGATTAATTCATTTCTGGTTGAGAATGAACTAGAAACTGAAGGAGTGATTAAAGATcaagagaaaagaaattcgagCGTATGTGTCAGAATACAACATGGCAATTTCAGTTGGGATCCAGAATCTTCTTGTCCAACACTTAGAGATATAAATATAGAGGTTGCTAGAGGACAGAAAGTCGTCATTTGTGGGCCCGTTGGTGCTGGAAAATCGTCACTATTGTACGCTATACTCCGAGAAATAACCAGAAATTCAGGAACT GTGGATGTTTTCGGATCAATTGCTTACGTTAGTCAAGCTTCCTGGATTCAAAGTGGGACAATACGCGATAACGTACTCTATGGGAAATCAATGGACAAAATCAGATATAAAAACGCCATTGAATCTTGTGCGTTGGATAAGGATGTCAACGATTTTGACCATGGTGATCTAACGGAAATAGGTCAAAGGGGACTTAATATGAGCGGTGGTCAAAAGCAGAGGATTCAGCTCGCCAGAGCGGTCTACGATGATGCTGACATATATCTTCTTGATGACCCCTTTAGTGCTGTAGATGCGCATACAGCAGCAACTCTTTTTAAT GATTGTGTTATGACCTGTTTAAGGGAGAAAACAGTCATTCTTGTTACTCATCAAGTGGAGTTTCTCTCAGCGGTTGACCACATTCTG GTTATGGAAGATGGTCGAATTACTCAATCGGGAATGTACAAGGATCTCATAATGGCAGGCACAGCTTTTGAGCAGCTTGTGAACGCTCACAAAAATGTTATAACTGAATTGGAGTCTTCATCTCATGAAAACAAAAGTGGTCACATAAAAGATACAAATAGTTTAAAGCATAGAAATGAAATTAACGAGGAGATATCAAAGAAATCTGTTCAGTTAACCGAGCAAGAAGAGAAACCGATCGGTGATGTCGGGTGGAAGCCTTTTTTGGATTATATCGTTATCTCAGAGGGTCGTGTTTTCTTTTTGTCAAGTCTGCTAACCCAACTCGGTTTTTCCGCTCTTCAGGCTGCAGCCAGTTATTGGCTAGCATTTGCAGTTAAAGTTCCGAAATTCACCAGTGTCATTTTAATCGGTGTTTATGCATTGATTTCGGTCACGAGTTCTTTTTTTGTTCTTTTACGATCTTTGTCGACTACCCTTTTGGGATTAAAAGCCTCTAAAGCCTTCTTTTCAAATTTCACCGATTCGATTTTCAGTGCACCCATGTTGTTTTTTGACTCTACGCCAATTGGACGAATTCTAACACGA GCTTCGACAGATTTGAATGTATTGGATTTTGACATACCCTTCTCATTTGCTTTTGTGGTGACTTCTGGTATCGAGTTGCTCACGATAATCACTGTTATGGCATCAGTAACATGGCAAGTCCTCATTGTAGGAATTTTTGCTCTAGTAGCTACTAAATATTTCCAG GGGTTATATCAACCATCTGCAAGGGAACTTATCAGAATCAACGGAACAACAAAAGCACCTGTGGTAAATTACGCATCCGAAACATCACTTGGTGTAGCTACAATACGCGCGTTTAAGAAAGAGGATCATTTTTTTGAAAATTACTTAAAGTTAGTCGACATTGATGCGCGTGCGTTCATTTTCACAAACGCAACACTGGAGTGGTTGGTTTTGCGAGCAGAAGCACTTCAAAGCCTGACACTATTTACCGCTGCTATTTTTCTAGTTTTACTTCCAAAGGCTTATATACCTCCAG GGTTAGTTGGGCTTTCACTTTCGTATGCACTGGCACTGACAAATGCGCATGTGTTCTTGACAAGATGGTATTGTAGTCTCTCGAATTACATTATATCAGTAGAACGGATCAAACAATATATGCACATTCCACCCGAGCCTGCAGCAGTTGTGGAGGGAAATAGACCGCCATCTTCTTGGCCGTTAAAGGGTAGAATTGAGCTCCATGAAGTTAAG ATTAGGTACCGTCCCAATGCTCCACTAGTTCTCAAAGGAATTACTTGCACATTCAAAGAAGGGACCCGCATCGGCATTGTTGGACGGACAGGGAGCGGAAAAACAACATTAATAACTGCACTTTTCCGTCTGGTAGAACCCGATAGTGGAACAATTCATATAGACGGTTTGGACATTTGCTCTATAGGACTAAAAGACCTCAGAATGAAACTAAGTATCATCCCTCAAGAACCAACGCTTTTCAAGGGTAGTATAAGAACAAACTTGGACCCATTAGAACTTCACTCTGATGATGAAATATGGAAG ACATTGGAGAAATGCCAGCTTAGGAATACCGTTAGCAGTCTCCCAAACGGTTTAGGTTCTTCAG TGAGTGATGAAGGGGAAAATTGGAGTATGGGTCAACGCCAGCTGTTCTGTCTTGGAAGAGTGTTGCTGAGGAGAAACAGGATTCTAGTTCTTGATGAAGCAACTGCATCCATTGATTCCGACACTGATGCCATTGTACAGAGGATTATACGGCAAGAATTTTCAAGCTGCACAGTCGTTACCGTGGCCCACAGAATTCCAACTGTAATAGACAGTGACATGGTCATGGTTCTATCTTCTG GTGAGATGATGGAATATGATGAACCCTCAAAGCTAATGGAATCGGATTCCTATTTCTCAAAGCTTGTTAACGAGTACTGGTCCAGTTGCAGGAGTAGCTCTGCTCCAAAATGA